The Legionella sp. PATHC032 genome has a window encoding:
- the pyk gene encoding pyruvate kinase: MLRRTKIVATLGPASKEPEILRSMLAAGVNVVRINFSHADASALQLIALVRKIADELKHPVAVMADLQGPKIRVGRFHNKSITLVDGQNFTLDCMAPDTLGDINGVSVAYPNLANELSIGDHLLINDGLIELEVIEISGSKIHCKVLEGGVLTDLKGLNRKGGGLAARTLTEKDRNDLRTAIEAEVDYISLSFVKDAEDIRQARALMKDYGAQITPIIAKIERMEALDHLTDIIREADAIMVARGDLGVEVGAAEVPAIQKHIIEQTRLLDKVVITATQMMESMISNPQPTRAEVSDVANAILDGTDAVMLSAETASGLFPVKVISMVNKICLSAEKHASFFYHSDPETCHYQRADQAIAMATMHTANHFPIQAIITLTESGDTALWISRQHSTVPIFAISANKRTIGRLSLVNNVFPIYIDFHQFNPEGLNQQILHELVKSGHLEKKGYVLLTRGTQIGTPGGTNCMEIIPVV, from the coding sequence ATGTTAAGACGAACTAAAATTGTTGCCACTTTAGGCCCGGCCAGCAAGGAACCTGAAATTCTGCGTTCCATGTTGGCTGCCGGAGTCAACGTAGTACGAATTAACTTTTCCCATGCCGATGCCTCTGCCCTGCAATTAATTGCACTGGTTCGTAAAATCGCAGACGAATTAAAGCACCCGGTTGCAGTAATGGCTGATTTACAAGGACCTAAAATAAGAGTCGGCCGTTTTCACAACAAATCCATCACTCTGGTTGATGGGCAAAATTTTACATTGGATTGTATGGCTCCAGATACCCTGGGCGACATCAATGGCGTTTCAGTCGCTTATCCTAATTTGGCCAATGAACTCAGTATTGGCGATCATCTTCTGATTAATGATGGCTTAATTGAATTGGAAGTCATCGAGATTTCCGGGTCAAAAATCCATTGCAAGGTACTGGAAGGTGGAGTACTCACCGATTTGAAAGGTTTGAATCGAAAAGGTGGCGGCTTAGCAGCCAGAACTTTAACAGAAAAAGACAGAAATGATTTACGTACAGCAATTGAAGCAGAAGTGGACTACATCAGTTTATCTTTTGTAAAAGACGCAGAGGATATCCGGCAAGCAAGAGCGCTAATGAAAGACTATGGGGCCCAAATAACCCCTATTATCGCTAAAATTGAGCGCATGGAAGCCCTGGATCACTTAACTGATATTATTCGCGAAGCAGACGCCATTATGGTGGCCAGAGGAGATTTAGGCGTTGAAGTGGGTGCTGCTGAAGTTCCCGCTATTCAAAAACACATCATAGAACAAACGCGACTTTTAGATAAAGTGGTGATTACCGCAACCCAAATGATGGAATCCATGATAAGCAATCCTCAGCCTACCCGTGCCGAGGTTTCTGATGTAGCCAACGCGATTCTGGATGGAACTGATGCAGTAATGCTTTCGGCCGAAACAGCAAGCGGTCTTTTTCCAGTCAAGGTCATTTCCATGGTCAATAAAATATGTTTAAGCGCTGAGAAGCATGCCAGCTTTTTTTATCATAGTGATCCGGAAACTTGTCATTATCAACGCGCTGACCAGGCAATCGCTATGGCTACCATGCATACGGCCAATCATTTTCCCATTCAGGCGATTATCACACTGACCGAATCCGGTGATACGGCTTTATGGATATCCCGGCAGCACAGCACTGTGCCTATTTTTGCCATATCAGCCAACAAGAGAACCATTGGCCGATTAAGCCTCGTAAATAATGTCTTTCCTATTTACATTGATTTTCATCAATTCAATCCTGAAGGATTGAATCAACAAATTTTGCATGAATTAGTCAAATCAGGGCACCTCGAAAAGAAAGGCTATGTGTTATTAACACGTGGAACCCAAATTGGAACTCCCGGAGGCACTAACTGCATGGAAATTATACCTGTCGTTTGA
- the gap gene encoding type I glyceraldehyde-3-phosphate dehydrogenase, translating into MTIRVAINGYGRIGRCILRSIFEYNRQNEFEVVAINDLSGIDVTAHLTRYDSTHGPFRSDVSIEGNMLIVDGHGIQVIAERDPSKLPWKQLDVDIVFECTGFFTSRDAAMGHITAGAKKVLISAPAKGVDTTVVYGVNHSVIKASDVIVSNASCTTNCLAPVVKVLNDAIGIESGLVNTVHAYTKDQMLLDGSHKDLRRARSATQSIIPTKTGAAAAVGLVLPELAGKLDGFAMRVPVLNVSVVDLTFQAKRETSVEEINHIMRKAKSRILQINEDPLVSCDFNHNPASAIFDTTETKVIGNLVKVVAWYDNEWGFSNRMIDTAHQMMNC; encoded by the coding sequence ATGACAATACGAGTCGCGATTAATGGCTATGGCCGCATTGGCCGTTGCATTTTAAGATCGATTTTTGAATACAACAGGCAAAATGAGTTTGAAGTCGTTGCCATTAACGATTTATCTGGCATCGATGTGACCGCTCATCTGACTCGTTACGATTCAACCCACGGTCCTTTTCGCTCAGATGTCAGCATAGAAGGAAACATGCTGATTGTTGATGGGCATGGCATTCAAGTGATTGCTGAACGTGATCCGTCCAAATTGCCATGGAAACAACTGGACGTTGATATCGTCTTTGAATGCACCGGTTTCTTTACCAGCAGAGATGCGGCAATGGGCCATATTACTGCCGGTGCTAAAAAAGTATTAATATCGGCTCCGGCCAAGGGCGTTGATACGACTGTGGTCTATGGAGTTAATCACTCTGTCATCAAAGCGTCTGATGTCATTGTATCCAATGCATCCTGTACAACAAACTGCCTTGCCCCAGTGGTTAAAGTGTTAAATGACGCCATAGGAATTGAGTCAGGATTGGTCAACACTGTCCATGCCTATACAAAAGATCAAATGCTTCTGGACGGAAGCCATAAAGATTTACGACGCGCTCGCTCTGCAACGCAGTCCATCATTCCAACCAAAACCGGTGCTGCTGCAGCCGTTGGTTTGGTTTTACCTGAACTGGCAGGGAAGTTGGATGGATTTGCGATGCGAGTACCGGTATTAAACGTATCCGTTGTTGATTTAACTTTCCAGGCGAAACGCGAAACCTCTGTAGAAGAAATCAATCACATCATGCGCAAGGCTAAAAGCCGAATTTTACAAATTAATGAAGATCCTTTAGTTTCTTGTGACTTCAATCATAACCCTGCTTCGGCTATTTTCGATACAACGGAAACTAAAGTGATAGGTAATTTGGTCAAAGTGGTCGCCTGGTATGACAATGAATGGGGTTTCTCTAACCGCATGATTGATACCGCACACCAAATGATGAACTGCTAA
- a CDS encoding ISL3 family transposase codes for MPKYDVILNLPGFSIKKVSGYQPLLLDLSYNRIPRCSHCSSKRVRKKSSYERKVHHELIGHRRTILRFKAYKLFCNECGRYGNQQFPGIAKYQRSTERLQVQLFHHHTSGISQKELSLQFKQGKATIERWYHRRYQIEGNELLNTPCPKVLGLDEHFFSRKHGFATTLCDLKKHKVFDIVKGRREVDLNHYLNSLKGKDRVQVVCMDLSSTYRSLVKKHFPNAKIIADRFHVIRLVQHQCMMTYRELSSSIKNNRGLLALLRTKPDKLTPHKKIKRDTFLAENPAIEAIYHFQQQLHELLMNKTLTKVRCRKIIPLFLKMIQNLKQSPFKSLVALGKTLDSWKEEIACMWRFSKSNDITEGFHRKMKLIQRRAYGFRNFENYRLRVRVLCA; via the coding sequence GATGTTATCCTAAATTTACCTGGTTTTTCTATAAAAAAAGTAAGTGGTTATCAACCCTTGTTATTGGATTTAAGCTATAACCGTATACCACGTTGTTCTCATTGTTCAAGTAAGAGGGTTCGAAAGAAATCGAGTTATGAACGCAAGGTTCATCATGAATTGATAGGTCACAGGCGGACTATTCTTCGATTCAAAGCATACAAACTGTTTTGCAATGAATGCGGTCGTTATGGTAATCAACAATTTCCCGGAATTGCTAAATATCAACGGTCTACAGAGCGTTTACAAGTTCAACTATTTCATCACCATACGAGTGGTATTTCCCAGAAAGAGTTATCTCTTCAATTTAAACAAGGGAAAGCAACCATTGAACGTTGGTATCATAGACGCTATCAAATAGAAGGAAATGAATTGCTCAATACGCCTTGTCCAAAAGTGTTAGGTCTTGATGAGCACTTCTTTAGTCGCAAACATGGCTTTGCAACTACCTTATGTGACCTTAAAAAGCATAAAGTGTTTGATATCGTTAAAGGACGAAGAGAGGTTGATTTAAATCACTACCTTAACTCTTTAAAGGGGAAAGACCGTGTTCAAGTGGTCTGTATGGATTTAAGTAGTACCTACCGCTCTCTGGTCAAAAAGCATTTCCCAAACGCTAAAATAATAGCTGACAGGTTTCACGTCATTCGATTAGTACAACATCAATGTATGATGACTTATCGTGAGTTATCCAGCTCAATTAAAAATAACCGAGGTCTATTGGCTTTGTTGCGAACCAAACCAGATAAACTCACACCTCATAAGAAAATAAAGCGAGACACTTTCCTCGCTGAAAATCCAGCCATTGAAGCCATTTATCACTTCCAACAACAGCTTCATGAGCTATTAATGAATAAAACTCTAACTAAAGTACGATGCCGTAAAATCATTCCTCTCTTCTTAAAAATGATTCAGAACTTGAAACAAAGCCCATTTAAATCATTAGTTGCCCTGGGAAAAACCCTCGATTCATGGAAAGAAGAAATTGCCTGTATGTGGCGGTTTAGTAAATCAAATGACATCACTGAAGGATTTCATCGGAAAATGAAATTAATACAACGAAGAGCTTATGGGTTTAGAAACTTTGAAAACTACCGATTAAGAGTTAGAGTATTATGTGCTTGA
- the tkt gene encoding transketolase: MNSFTELANAVRMLSIDAVNQAQSGHPGMPLGMADIATVLWKKFLKFNPKNPHWFNRDRFVLSNGHGSMLLYSLLHLTGYNLDINELKNFRQLHSKTPGHPELGHTPGVETTTGPLGQGLANSVGMALAERVLASTFNHDQFNLVDHYTYTFAGDGCLMEGISHEACSLAGTLGLGKLIVFYDDNGISIDGKVESWFTDDTTSRFKAYNWQVIGPIDGHDANQIEHAILEARKNSTQPSLIICKTVIGLGSSVAGSEKAHGSPLSAQDISNVREFFNWKHAPFEIPDSLYTQWDHREQGEKEEQQWLQLLHEYQQQYPSEHDDFLRRANGDLPDDWQEISAGFLKQCLNNEKAIATRKASQQCIEFFAPILPEMFGGSADLTGSNNTDWSGSKAITAHNFSGNYLYYGVREFAMAAIMNGLAVHGGFIPYGGTFLVFADYARNAIRLSALMKQRVIYVLTHDSIGLGEDGPTHQPVEHIAMLRMTPGMTVWRPADLMETAVAWQQSLEHHDGPSALLLSRQNLPALAHGTDAADLIKKGGYIIADCEGKPDAILIATGSEVQLALTAAEKVKSRGLHVRVVSMPCAERFLAQSDDYKNRVLPGDVRTRIAIEAASSAYWHQFVGFDGAVIGLDCFGVSAPATDAFNYLGITVEKIINTLDTLTKQTMV; the protein is encoded by the coding sequence ATGAACAGTTTTACAGAATTAGCTAATGCGGTACGCATGTTAAGCATCGATGCAGTAAACCAGGCTCAATCAGGCCACCCTGGCATGCCCTTGGGTATGGCTGATATTGCCACCGTTTTATGGAAAAAATTTCTAAAATTTAATCCCAAAAATCCGCACTGGTTTAACAGAGATCGCTTTGTATTATCTAATGGCCATGGTTCCATGCTTCTCTATTCCTTGCTGCATTTGACTGGATACAATTTGGATATTAACGAGCTTAAAAATTTCCGCCAATTGCATTCAAAAACACCAGGACATCCGGAACTTGGACATACTCCCGGTGTTGAAACCACAACAGGGCCGTTAGGTCAGGGTTTAGCCAATTCAGTCGGGATGGCCTTAGCCGAGCGAGTGCTGGCCAGTACCTTTAACCACGATCAGTTTAACCTGGTTGATCATTATACTTATACTTTTGCCGGTGATGGTTGCCTGATGGAAGGCATTTCTCATGAAGCATGTTCTTTAGCTGGCACTCTTGGTTTGGGAAAGCTCATTGTATTTTATGACGACAACGGCATTTCTATTGATGGCAAGGTGGAATCCTGGTTTACGGACGATACCACGTCGCGCTTTAAAGCCTACAACTGGCAAGTCATAGGTCCCATCGATGGCCATGATGCAAATCAAATTGAGCACGCCATATTAGAAGCGCGCAAGAACAGCACCCAACCTTCATTAATTATCTGTAAAACCGTCATAGGGCTGGGCTCCTCTGTGGCAGGCAGCGAAAAAGCGCACGGTTCTCCATTGAGTGCCCAAGACATAAGTAATGTTCGCGAATTTTTTAATTGGAAACATGCTCCCTTCGAAATCCCTGATTCTCTTTATACGCAGTGGGATCATAGAGAGCAGGGAGAAAAAGAAGAACAACAATGGCTGCAACTTCTGCATGAATACCAGCAACAATATCCATCGGAACACGATGACTTTTTACGCCGTGCCAATGGTGACCTACCTGATGATTGGCAAGAAATATCGGCTGGATTCCTGAAACAATGCCTGAATAATGAAAAAGCCATAGCAACGCGTAAAGCGTCGCAGCAATGCATAGAATTTTTCGCGCCAATATTACCGGAAATGTTCGGCGGCTCGGCTGATTTGACTGGTTCCAATAATACCGACTGGTCAGGCAGCAAAGCCATCACGGCTCACAATTTTTCCGGAAACTACCTCTATTATGGAGTGAGGGAATTCGCCATGGCAGCCATCATGAATGGGCTTGCTGTGCATGGAGGATTTATTCCCTACGGTGGAACATTCCTTGTTTTCGCAGATTATGCAAGAAATGCCATCCGTTTAAGCGCTTTAATGAAACAAAGAGTGATATACGTATTGACCCATGATTCTATCGGTTTAGGGGAAGATGGTCCTACACACCAACCTGTAGAACACATCGCTATGTTAAGAATGACTCCTGGCATGACAGTCTGGCGTCCTGCTGATTTAATGGAAACTGCTGTTGCATGGCAACAATCGCTGGAACACCATGATGGCCCATCCGCTTTATTGCTCTCAAGACAAAATCTGCCCGCTTTAGCTCATGGCACCGATGCGGCTGATTTGATTAAGAAAGGTGGATACATTATTGCAGATTGTGAAGGGAAGCCTGATGCTATCCTGATAGCCACAGGTTCAGAGGTGCAACTGGCTTTGACTGCGGCAGAGAAGGTCAAATCAAGAGGACTCCATGTCAGGGTGGTATCCATGCCCTGTGCCGAGCGATTCCTTGCCCAGAGTGATGATTACAAAAACAGAGTATTACCTGGTGACGTTCGTACACGCATCGCTATAGAAGCGGCCAGCAGTGCCTATTGGCACCAATTTGTTGGCTTTGACGGCGCCGTCATTGGGCTGGATTGTTTTGGCGTATCAGCCCCTGCTACGGATGCTTTTAATTACCTTGGAATTACAGTAGAAAAAATTATTAATACTCTGGATACATTAACCAAACAAACAATGGTGTAA
- a CDS encoding phosphoglycerate kinase, translating to MNLIKMSDIDLSGKRVLIREDLNVPIKDGMITSDQRLQAALPTIKSALDSGAAVIVLSHLGRPEEGKFEKKFSLEPVADYLNENLEYPVRFVKDYLNGLDVNPGELVICENVRFNPGEKSNDEALAKKLANLCDVFVMDAFGTAHRAQASTYGVAQYAPIAVAGPLLIRELEALNQVLKAPKKPIVAIVGGAKVSSKLSLLKQLVGMVDVLIPGGGIANTFLKAQGFEIGISLYEPDLLDEARHILILAKEKGCQIPLPTDVVVGKTFSETCPAFNKSLSNVAEDDMILDIGPETIRDYVDLIHDANTIIWNGPVGVFEFPQFAYGTRAIAIAIAESDAFSIAGGGDTLAAVDLYDLNQQISYISTGGGAFLECLEGKTLPAVAILQERAKHVKTN from the coding sequence ATGAACCTGATTAAAATGAGCGACATTGATCTGTCTGGCAAAAGAGTCCTGATTCGTGAGGATTTAAATGTCCCGATCAAAGACGGCATGATTACCAGTGATCAAAGATTGCAAGCAGCCCTGCCTACCATCAAATCAGCCCTGGACAGTGGTGCCGCAGTGATTGTATTGTCCCATCTTGGGCGCCCAGAAGAAGGCAAATTTGAGAAAAAATTCTCTTTAGAACCTGTTGCTGACTATTTAAATGAAAACCTGGAGTATCCTGTTCGCTTCGTCAAAGATTACCTGAATGGCCTGGATGTGAACCCCGGGGAGTTAGTTATTTGCGAAAATGTCCGATTTAATCCTGGTGAAAAATCCAATGACGAGGCTCTGGCAAAAAAATTGGCCAACCTTTGTGATGTCTTTGTCATGGATGCTTTTGGCACGGCACACAGAGCACAAGCGTCTACCTATGGTGTAGCTCAATATGCTCCAATCGCCGTTGCTGGTCCTCTGCTAATCAGGGAACTTGAAGCGTTAAACCAAGTGCTTAAAGCGCCTAAAAAACCTATCGTCGCTATTGTTGGAGGAGCCAAAGTCTCCTCAAAGCTCAGTTTATTGAAACAATTAGTGGGTATGGTTGATGTTCTTATTCCAGGGGGAGGTATTGCCAATACTTTTCTGAAAGCTCAGGGATTTGAAATTGGCATTTCCCTGTACGAACCTGATTTATTAGATGAGGCTCGTCATATTCTTATCCTAGCCAAAGAGAAAGGTTGCCAAATTCCTCTACCCACCGACGTTGTAGTAGGCAAAACCTTTAGTGAAACCTGCCCTGCTTTTAATAAGTCTCTGTCTAATGTGGCTGAAGACGATATGATTCTTGATATTGGCCCAGAAACCATAAGAGATTATGTAGACCTCATCCATGACGCCAACACCATCATCTGGAATGGTCCGGTTGGTGTATTCGAATTCCCGCAGTTTGCTTATGGAACAAGAGCCATTGCTATAGCGATTGCCGAGAGTGATGCTTTTTCCATTGCTGGTGGTGGTGATACCTTAGCTGCTGTTGATCTCTATGATTTGAATCAGCAAATTTCTTATATTTCCACAGGAGGTGGGGCATTTCTCGAATGTCTGGAAGGAAAAACCTTGCCTGCTGTTGCTATTTTGCAGGAGCGCGCAAAACATGTTAAGACGAACTAA
- a CDS encoding M3 family metallopeptidase has translation MSTTVGLPQFSHIEVEHFKSHLDALLKNHLEEIDRLLKENHHYTWDNLIYPLDSLADELERFWSPFAHMHAVMDSEAIRESYEACLPLLSAYDAAIGHNQDLYEAIKSIDQHSLNPAQKKIIADSIQDFELSGVALSKTNKKRFEAIQSRLAELSSKFENNVLDATHAYTIHITEAERLAGLPEHALHTAKELAHEKGLDGFVLTLEYPCFQAVITHAEDRALREDMYRAYITRASDQGPNAGAFDNTPLIDEILSLRHEKAELLGFNNFAELSLATKMAASTNQVIEFIYDLIGRTRDKGKAEFRQLELFAQDKFNLSPVNPWDVAYLSEKRRQDLYSLSQEELRPYFPQPKVMQGLFAIVKKLFGMSIEEIDGVDVWHKDVQCYCIVDESNQTRGYIYTDLFARPHKRNGAWMDSMQSRRKLEDGTVQLPIATLTCNFAKPSANRPAMLSHDEVVTLFHEFGHCLHHILTQVDYLGGSGINGVEWDAVELPSQFFENWCWDEHALSLLTSHVDTGETLPSALYERLIAAKNFQSAMAMLRQMEFALFDFRIHQEYQTGKASFVAGILADVRSKTSVVPIVPYNRFQHSFSHIFGGGYAAGYYSYMWAEVLSSDAFARFEEEGIFNPKTGHDFLKSILEVGGSRKAADAFIEFRGRPATIDALLRHNGIL, from the coding sequence ATGTCGACCACAGTTGGATTACCGCAATTTAGCCATATAGAAGTTGAACATTTCAAATCCCATCTTGATGCTTTATTAAAAAACCATCTCGAGGAAATTGACAGGCTGCTTAAAGAAAATCACCACTACACTTGGGATAATTTAATTTACCCATTGGATAGTCTGGCCGATGAGCTCGAGCGTTTTTGGTCTCCGTTTGCTCATATGCATGCGGTGATGGATTCTGAGGCAATACGTGAATCTTATGAGGCGTGTCTGCCCTTGCTGTCTGCCTATGATGCAGCGATTGGGCATAATCAAGACTTGTATGAGGCGATTAAATCGATAGATCAGCATTCCCTTAATCCTGCCCAGAAAAAAATTATTGCAGACAGCATACAGGATTTCGAGTTATCAGGAGTTGCTTTATCCAAGACGAATAAAAAGCGTTTTGAAGCCATTCAATCGAGACTGGCTGAATTATCCAGCAAATTCGAAAACAATGTGTTGGACGCGACCCATGCCTACACTATTCATATCACCGAAGCAGAACGTTTGGCCGGATTACCCGAGCACGCTTTACATACGGCAAAAGAATTGGCGCATGAGAAGGGGCTGGATGGCTTTGTTTTAACACTCGAATACCCTTGTTTTCAGGCCGTCATTACGCATGCGGAAGACAGGGCTTTACGCGAAGACATGTATCGGGCTTACATCACCAGAGCCTCAGATCAAGGCCCTAATGCAGGAGCCTTTGACAATACTCCACTGATTGATGAAATTCTGTCCCTGCGCCATGAAAAAGCCGAGCTTTTAGGGTTCAATAATTTTGCCGAATTATCCCTGGCGACCAAGATGGCAGCCTCGACAAATCAAGTCATTGAATTTATCTATGATTTGATTGGCAGAACTCGTGACAAGGGTAAGGCTGAATTTAGGCAACTTGAACTGTTTGCACAGGATAAATTCAATCTAAGCCCCGTAAACCCATGGGACGTTGCTTATCTTTCTGAAAAAAGAAGGCAAGATTTGTATTCCTTATCTCAAGAGGAATTACGACCTTACTTCCCACAACCTAAAGTAATGCAAGGTTTGTTTGCGATTGTCAAAAAGCTCTTTGGTATGAGTATCGAGGAGATTGACGGTGTGGATGTTTGGCATAAGGACGTTCAATGCTACTGCATAGTCGATGAATCCAATCAAACACGCGGGTACATATACACTGACTTATTTGCCAGACCTCACAAGCGAAATGGTGCCTGGATGGATTCTATGCAAAGCCGCAGAAAACTGGAGGATGGCACGGTTCAGTTACCCATTGCGACCTTGACTTGTAATTTTGCCAAGCCTTCTGCAAACAGACCAGCCATGCTATCGCATGATGAAGTGGTGACTTTGTTTCATGAGTTTGGTCATTGCCTGCATCACATTTTGACCCAGGTGGATTATCTTGGCGGCTCAGGAATTAATGGTGTAGAATGGGATGCGGTGGAATTGCCCAGCCAATTTTTCGAAAACTGGTGCTGGGATGAGCATGCCTTGTCGTTACTGACTTCTCATGTGGATACAGGGGAAACCTTACCTTCTGCGTTGTATGAGCGCTTGATCGCCGCGAAAAATTTTCAATCCGCCATGGCCATGCTAAGACAAATGGAGTTTGCCTTGTTTGATTTCCGCATTCACCAGGAATATCAGACAGGTAAGGCGTCATTTGTCGCAGGTATTCTGGCTGATGTACGCTCTAAAACCAGTGTTGTACCCATTGTTCCTTATAATCGCTTTCAGCACAGTTTCTCGCATATTTTTGGGGGTGGCTATGCTGCTGGCTATTACAGTTACATGTGGGCAGAAGTACTGTCCAGTGATGCCTTTGCGCGATTTGAGGAGGAAGGTATTTTCAACCCCAAAACCGGGCATGACTTTTTGAAGTCCATTCTGGAGGTAGGCGGATCAAGAAAGGCAGCCGATGCTTTTATTGAATTCAGAGGAAGACCCGCGACGATTGATGCCTTACTGCGCCATAATGGGATTTTATAA